caaccaaagaaacaaagcaaatggAAATGTTGACATGAAGCAGCCATTAAATAGGAAAAGGgaatcatttgaattttttttaactttttattttatattggaatatagttgattaacaatgcgttagtttcaggtgtgcagcagagtgattcagttatacatatacacgtgtctattctttttcacattcttttcccatttagttgttacataatattgagcagagttccctgtgctatacagcaggcccTTATTGGTTATCTGGGAATCATTTGAATTTTACATCATTTTCCTTACAATTCTTTCTCTGCCACATTACCAGTAGGTAACTGAAAAGGTAAATGAGCAAAGGGGAATTAATGGCAGAAGTTAAAATCATAGTTAATCCACAAATGGAACAACTGACTCTTGAAATTGTAAGATAGATCTATTCACAAGATTTAAACTTAGTCCTTGAAACATAAGCTATACTCCAAATGGATAATcagaattaacatttatttcatcGTGAAAGTTTTCTCCTGTCTTGGCAGAGTTGTGTGAGCCAGTGAACAATGCAGTAACAGAAGAGAAGACTGGctagaaatatgttttttaaaagctgtaaAGATTTTATTCTGAGACTGGTATGTTCTGTGTTCAACAAAATGCCAAATGGTCCACAATATGTGTACCGTGCTTAGTCATATtgacagttcttttaaaaaatcttgtttaGAACTGtgttttaactaatttaaaatatttaaaaagatattttctgaaTTCCTAAAGACAAGGTATATCAGAAACCCTGTATTACATAAAAGACGAAAAGCATAGCCGTTCACAGAGAGACGTAGCCAGACCTGAAGAAGACAGTAAATATTGGGAAGAGAGCAATTGCTCTTTTCAACCAGTCTGCTAGTGCTTCAACATGAATTCACAGCTTTGTCATTTAAAAGGGACTGTCTGTGATTGCGGAAGATACCGAAAAGTTGTTGGACAACTGGATATCAGTGTGGCTCGCCTCAAGACATCCATGAAGTTTGTCAAGAATGGTGAGTCTCTTCTATTGCTTTGTACTATTTATCCGTGGATTTATCTCTTTCAACACTGCAATTCCAACATCCCTAGCAGGAAATAACTTTGGGCAAAGGCCTACTGAGATAGTGTCAACGGTTTAAAGGTCTCTCAAAATCCTAATTATCCACTCACTCTAGGACACTTCAGGTCCACTTCCTGTGGACATACATATGTGCGTTCCTATGGGTAGAAACGGGTGCTTTAgtgagagaggggaaggaagaagaggcagaGTTTGGCTAGCTGggccttaagaaaaaaaaggcccAGCTTTCAAACAGCCAGCATCTCAGAaggtaaaagtaataataaaacaacaGCTACTTTCTTGAGTACTTGGAATAACAATAATTTTTATGATTAGACCGAAGCTTAGAGAGATTACCTTACCCATAGATACAAGCTAAATGAACAGTGGAGCACAGATCTGAACACAGGTTTCATGACTCCTCTACCCTCAGTGCAAATCAATAGGAACATTATGCATTTCTCTAAATTGTGCTATTTTCCATATCAGTCACTTTTGTTTTCCCTTGTATTTCCCTATTAAAGTGCTCAATAAAACCCTTAAAGTGGGGCTTATGTGCCCTCTCCTGAGACAGTATGAATGAGGGAACTCATTCATACTGTCTCATTCATACTGTTATGGTTGGTTTCACTTTgttgtacttttatttattataatccAGCCATATTTATTGTACAATACTGGAGGCGCACGGTTGCCATCTTGTGTCCATTCTCGTCTTGTAATACTAAAGGCATAGGAAATGTTTGATATGAACTAACCCTCAGTTATAACTCTGGTTATAACCTATACAGAAGATGCCGCATCTGACATGACTTGGACGTTAATGAATAAACCAGACCCCAGAGGTTCAACATAGTGCAATAGTCCTTAACATTTGAGTGCTCAtagatttatttgtaaattttaactTATAGACCCTAAAAAGATGTATGTAGATGCCCCCATAGGCCAAAACGTACATAGCATATTATGAGCTCGGGATGATTCTGAGTCCCCAATTCTGTCCTGAATCATACTCAGAAGCTCAGTCTACTTCATGTACCTGGAGTGAAGTATAGACCATCTATCTCAATTGATGTATACGTTCACAATCTAGGAATCTGGCCCATAGGGACAAACTTCTGTATTATTTCCATATCAGTCCAATAAGCCTTTACCACCCCCTAACGCTGTTCCAGGCACTGAGGCTACAGAGTGGCAAAGACATGGCCACTGGCCTCAAGATGCTCACAGTTCAGTAGAAGAGACACACAAACAATTAGACTAGAATGTGTCAAGTGCTGTGAAGTGAAAGGGACAATGGAAACATAGGGGAGAATGCACAGGAGTGCTCACGTCTGTCCAGGAGCATTGAAAAGGCTCTTATAGGAGAGAACACTTCCACTAAGATCTAAAGGATGGGTAGGAATTTGCCGGATAAAGCAGTAAGAAGACCTTCCAGGCATGAAAGGTACGGAAGTGGAAGAGAGAAGGTCATGCTCATGGAACGGTAAGTGTGGCAAAAGCATAAACTAGGAGGGGAAAAATTGTCTGAGATGAGCTGAGTGACAGTTCATATAACACATCTTTGTCAAAATAGCTCTCTGCTTCACATTGTGAgggaagtgaaggagaaaaagacaaaggaggaccAATGACAGGAGTTTTTTCCCCATTTGACAGCTAGAAAGGTGGAGAAAATATTGAACCAGTGCCCACCTCATGATAGGGtcttgaaaaagaattttaaacgttgaataaatgaatttaagtTAGCAATATTTTATACTTAGCGTTTCTCTTTTTGACATATATAATCACATTCTTCTTTTCCTTGCTGCAAAGTCATAGCAGGGATTAGGGAAACCGAAGAGAAATTCTACTACATCGTTCAGGAGGAGAAGAACTACAGGGAATCCCTGTCCCACTGCCGGATCCGGGGTGGAATGCTAGCCATGCCAAAGGATGAAGCTGCCAACATGCTCCTGGCAGACTACGTCTCCAAGAGTGGCTTCTTCCGGGTGTTCATCGGGGTGAATGACCTTGAGAGAGAGGGCCAGTATGTGTTCACCGACAACACTCCACTGCAGAACTACAGCAACTGGAAAGAGGGTGAGCCCAGCGACCCCTACGGCCACGAGGACTGTGTGGAAATGCTGAGTTCAGGCAGGTGGAATGACACAGAGTGCCATCTTACCATGTACTTTGTCTGTGAGTTTGTCAAGAAGAAAAAGTAACTTCCCTCTTGCTGCACATTTGTCATTTCCCTGTGACTACCATGGCAGTTATTTTTATCCATCTTTCCTGTCTAATTACACTAAATTCATTCTGACTCAAGGCAAGTGAGAAATGCTAGACTGAGGTTTGGAATCTCCATCGCCATGCTCGTCCATGAcgattttgaacattttcatacaCGGTATGTTACTGAGCCATAAGCTCACCAGGTTATGGGTCCCAAGAGAGAGCTGGAATTACTAGTTGTGCAGGAGGTGGCTGTCTATGTCTCCAATGAAGTTCTCACTTGGCATTTGCTCTGCCATCTCTCCCTAGAGCCGTAAACCATCTCACTTGGCATTTGCTCTGTCATCTCTCCCTAGAGCCGTAAACCACTGTCTGTCTAGCCCAGTGGATAATTGGATAGTTGGTTGGGGATGATTAGGCGCCAAGCCAGACATATGAGAGGCTCTTCTCTTAGGAATGTCAAGGTATTATCTGTCTTTGAACCCAAGATCCCCAATTCTTTGACCAGTCACCCACCATGGCCATAGCCACACATGCAAGGTCCTCTTCTTTGCATACCCTCAGAAATACTTCAACTCTAAGCCTTTATGTGAGGAACTTCTAGCCTAGTGCCCTGTTCCAGACCATATGGAATCATGCAGATAACTTCTGTTCTTCTGGTTGATGGCCTTCACTGAAGTATACCCAGCCTTGGCCCCCTTTCTGTAGGCCCACAGGTAAATTCCAGGCCTCCAGATATTAACCCTGTGATCTGAGAAAAGGGAGCTCTagaaattgaaaagagaaaaaagaaaaggctagcTCCCACACAATGTTATTTATAATCCTCCTGCTAAATTGCCCCCTTTATTAATATGGCTCCATGTTTCCTCATCTTACGTTTATCCATAGCAACTTTTCTCCCTTTGGGCATGGAGAATGAAGGAAAGGGTTTGTGAAGCCTTCAGAAAACTCTAGAAGCTTCAGGGTGCTACCAACACCAAATCTCTAAGCCCCTTGTCTGCCTCTAATATATCATGCATGGTGACATTTTGTGGGAGGCCCTTTATTCTCTGCAACTGTATGTTGT
This sequence is a window from Orcinus orca chromosome 17, mOrcOrc1.1, whole genome shotgun sequence. Protein-coding genes within it:
- the COLEC10 gene encoding collectin-10 isoform X1, whose translation is MGGFGAHLRRNQFILLLLFLLQIQSLGLDIDSRPTTEVCATHIVSPGPKGDEGEKGDPGEEGKHGKVGRMGPKGIKGELGDVGDQGNIGKTGPIGKKGDKGEKGLPGIPGGKGKAGTVCDCGRYRKVVGQLDISVARLKTSMKFVKNVIAGIRETEEKFYYIVQEEKNYRESLSHCRIRGGMLAMPKDEAANMLLADYVSKSGFFRVFIGVNDLEREGQYVFTDNTPLQNYSNWKEGEPSDPYGHEDCVEMLSSGRWNDTECHLTMYFVCEFVKKKK
- the COLEC10 gene encoding collectin-10 isoform X3, translating into MGPKGIKGELGDVGDQGNIGKTGPIGKKGDKGEKGLPGIPGGKGKAGTVCDCGRYRKVVGQLDISVARLKTSMKFVKNVIAGIRETEEKFYYIVQEEKNYRESLSHCRIRGGMLAMPKDEAANMLLADYVSKSGFFRVFIGVNDLEREGQYVFTDNTPLQNYSNWKEGEPSDPYGHEDCVEMLSSGRWNDTECHLTMYFVCEFVKKKK
- the COLEC10 gene encoding collectin-10 isoform X2, with product MDNFDQARLSISGSSGHIPRLWRCSKKADSHSLLLLNREPENEHGDEGEKGDPGEEGKHGKVGRMGPKGIKGELGDVGDQGNIGKTGPIGKKGDKGEKGLPGIPGGKGKAGTVCDCGRYRKVVGQLDISVARLKTSMKFVKNVIAGIRETEEKFYYIVQEEKNYRESLSHCRIRGGMLAMPKDEAANMLLADYVSKSGFFRVFIGVNDLEREGQYVFTDNTPLQNYSNWKEGEPSDPYGHEDCVEMLSSGRWNDTECHLTMYFVCEFVKKKK